In Chitinibacter sp. SCUT-21, a single genomic region encodes these proteins:
- a CDS encoding histidine kinase — MSSHFTFTNQRSIVARLSLALLLLVLPSVLSLFMSGWIATASSGGGEAINMAGSLRKQSYLIAATALAPADPIPGAHPNLDEVVAEFERRLYHPSIQNVLPSDMSNPVRVRFNQIESRWRNEIRPSLERDDELYASILLPNTHHYVHEIDQFVDALEREHEERLLALVRLQWVSLLIILGVFFSILVWAYRKITYPLASMAKVANEVQAGEYRARVDVPATGEIGTLKTALNRMLDELETSYSQLENRVAEKTAELEQNQTALQLRYRIKALLADNEPDQAIFDAVLKVLGEFVPLQNAAVCLTESTPRETPIKTAFKLANNQQQGIRVGCLEQDCASCVEHSSDHPKPTRKELVFPLLDSGITYGIMPLTLQDGVSLAPWQMQVLEDVSRNLGSALAGSRRKQSLHRLALFEERSVIARELHDSLAQALSYLKIQVVRLQSQISDKPDDAQATLQELREGLNAAYRQLRELLTTFRLQINQGGLNSALEATVKEFSERTGIEIKLANHLLGVELAAEEEIHVLQIVREALANVHHHARANSAQVHLAWIGNEIVVSISDDGKGLGPNPERAQHYGLTIMRDRARSLGGSIELQANNPKGTQVILRFIPSTPFSNLASAASAFNELESAAAQNTNFNAPERNAPTEE; from the coding sequence TTGTCTAGCCACTTTACTTTCACCAACCAACGCTCAATTGTTGCGCGACTGTCTCTAGCCTTGCTTTTATTGGTATTGCCCAGTGTTTTAAGCCTGTTTATGAGTGGCTGGATTGCGACTGCGTCGTCTGGTGGGGGTGAAGCCATCAATATGGCGGGCTCTTTACGTAAGCAATCGTATTTAATCGCCGCCACGGCCCTTGCCCCAGCGGATCCAATTCCAGGGGCGCACCCCAATTTAGATGAAGTCGTCGCCGAATTTGAACGACGCCTGTATCACCCTAGCATCCAAAATGTATTGCCCAGCGATATGTCGAACCCAGTTCGGGTGCGTTTTAATCAAATTGAATCACGCTGGCGCAATGAAATTCGACCCAGCCTCGAAAGAGATGACGAGTTGTATGCCAGTATTTTGTTGCCCAATACGCACCACTACGTGCATGAGATCGATCAATTTGTCGATGCACTCGAGCGCGAACATGAAGAGCGCCTTCTGGCGCTTGTTCGCTTACAATGGGTATCGCTACTCATTATTTTAGGGGTATTCTTTTCTATATTAGTCTGGGCTTATCGCAAAATAACATACCCACTAGCTAGCATGGCCAAAGTAGCCAATGAAGTGCAAGCTGGTGAATATCGGGCCCGGGTGGATGTGCCTGCAACGGGCGAGATTGGCACGCTGAAAACCGCGCTCAATCGCATGCTTGATGAGCTGGAAACCAGCTATAGCCAACTTGAAAATCGTGTTGCGGAAAAAACCGCCGAGTTGGAGCAAAATCAAACTGCGCTGCAACTGCGCTATCGGATCAAAGCTTTACTCGCCGACAACGAACCCGATCAAGCCATTTTTGACGCGGTACTGAAAGTGCTGGGCGAATTTGTTCCGCTGCAAAATGCGGCGGTTTGTCTCACCGAAAGCACCCCACGCGAAACGCCAATCAAAACTGCATTTAAGCTGGCCAATAATCAGCAGCAAGGCATTCGTGTCGGGTGTTTAGAACAAGACTGCGCCAGTTGCGTAGAACACAGCAGCGATCACCCCAAACCGACGCGCAAAGAGCTGGTGTTCCCGCTACTCGATAGCGGCATCACCTATGGCATTATGCCGCTAACCTTACAAGATGGCGTCTCGCTCGCGCCGTGGCAAATGCAGGTATTGGAAGACGTTAGCCGTAATCTGGGCTCGGCCCTCGCGGGTTCGCGTCGCAAGCAATCGCTGCACCGCTTAGCACTATTTGAAGAACGTTCGGTCATTGCGCGCGAATTGCACGACTCACTCGCGCAAGCCTTGTCGTATTTAAAAATCCAAGTCGTTCGGCTGCAAAGCCAAATCAGCGACAAACCCGATGATGCGCAAGCCACCTTGCAAGAGCTACGCGAAGGCTTGAACGCGGCGTATCGCCAACTGCGCGAATTACTCACCACCTTCCGACTGCAAATCAACCAAGGCGGGCTCAATAGCGCGCTAGAAGCCACGGTGAAAGAATTTTCCGAACGCACCGGCATCGAGATCAAACTGGCCAACCATTTGCTCGGTGTGGAACTTGCCGCCGAGGAAGAAATCCACGTGCTGCAGATCGTACGCGAAGCGCTCGCTAATGTGCACCACCACGCGCGAGCTAACAGCGCACAAGTGCATTTGGCGTGGATAGGCAATGAAATCGTCGTTAGCATCAGCGACGACGGTAAGGGATTGGGCCCCAACCCCGAACGCGCTCAGCACTATGGGCTGACCATTATGCGTGACCGTGCACGTAGCCTAGGAGGGAGTATTGAGTTACAAGCCAATAACCCCAAGGGTACGCAAGTGATACTGCGCTTTATACCTAGCACCCCGTTTTCCAACCTAGCCTCTGCTGCCAGCGCATTCAATGAATTAGAGAGCGCTGCAGCCCAGAATACTAATTTCAACGCGCCCGAGCGCAACGCCCCCACAGAGGAATAA
- the narL gene encoding two-component system response regulator NarL, translated as MHTDQYRIVVIDDHPLFRKGVVQLLGLNPQFVVVGEAAGGVDGVKVVAELQPDLVILDLNMKDMDGIATLKEIKQLDLDSKVVMLTVSDESRDLVNAVRAGADGYLLKDMEPEDIIARLSEALDGQMAIPERLGRALAVALREDDTTDRNQQIAHLTEREQEILQCLAQGLSNKLVGRQLGIAEGTVKVHVKSLLRKLNFRSRLEAAVWAVENGIKE; from the coding sequence ATGCACACCGATCAATACCGCATTGTTGTCATCGACGATCACCCGCTGTTTCGCAAAGGCGTGGTGCAATTACTGGGGCTGAACCCGCAATTTGTCGTCGTAGGTGAAGCGGCTGGCGGTGTGGATGGAGTCAAAGTCGTCGCCGAACTGCAGCCCGATTTGGTCATTCTTGATCTGAATATGAAAGACATGGACGGCATCGCCACGCTAAAAGAAATTAAGCAGCTCGATTTAGATAGCAAAGTCGTGATGCTGACCGTTTCGGATGAAAGCCGCGATTTGGTCAATGCAGTGCGCGCTGGCGCCGATGGGTATCTGCTGAAAGACATGGAGCCCGAAGACATTATCGCGCGCCTCTCTGAAGCACTTGATGGGCAAATGGCCATCCCCGAACGCCTAGGCCGCGCGCTAGCCGTTGCGCTGCGCGAAGACGACACCACCGATCGCAACCAGCAAATCGCGCACCTGACCGAACGCGAACAAGAAATCCTGCAATGCCTAGCGCAAGGCTTATCGAACAAACTGGTTGGCCGGCAGCTCGGTATTGCTGAGGGTACGGTCAAGGTGCATGTCAAAAGCCTGCTGCGCAAGCTGAACTTTCGCTCGCGGCTCGAAGCAGCGGTGTGGGCGGTGGAGAATGGAATTAAAGAATAA
- the ccmI gene encoding c-type cytochrome biogenesis protein CcmI produces MNTFALYSAALIVLCLLVLLYPLFRQRQQADDLRRARYQLHDSVIAELDADVTNGRLSADAYAASVSEAEARLVAEVGRATSVNTDSLANSRSQKITVALVGVGLPLIAALLYFQIGNPAALNPMSRQAAPAAAMDAAKIEGMVKSLEAKLALEPDNDEGWLMLARSYRTLARYDEAVKAYEKAWPLVQRDPGEMARFAGSIAVRDNSFAGRPTQLLAKALELNASEPDALMLAGSAALQRGDFDATITWWNKLLALLEPGSEDEKWLAEEIRMVKEDAQKAASKPASVHQQ; encoded by the coding sequence ATGAATACCTTTGCCCTCTACAGCGCCGCGCTGATCGTCTTGTGCCTGCTGGTGCTGCTGTACCCGCTGTTTCGCCAACGCCAGCAAGCGGATGACCTACGCCGCGCGCGCTACCAATTGCACGACAGCGTGATCGCCGAGCTGGACGCCGATGTGACTAACGGGCGGCTCAGTGCCGACGCGTATGCCGCCAGCGTGAGCGAGGCCGAAGCGCGGCTAGTTGCCGAAGTAGGGCGCGCCACCAGCGTGAATACCGATAGCTTGGCCAACTCGCGCAGCCAGAAAATCACCGTCGCCTTGGTCGGCGTCGGCCTGCCGCTAATCGCTGCCTTGCTGTACTTCCAAATCGGCAACCCCGCAGCGCTGAACCCAATGAGCCGCCAAGCAGCACCGGCCGCGGCGATGGATGCCGCCAAAATCGAGGGCATGGTCAAAAGCTTGGAAGCCAAACTGGCGCTCGAACCCGATAACGACGAGGGTTGGCTGATGCTGGCGCGCAGCTACCGCACCTTGGCGCGCTACGACGAGGCGGTCAAAGCCTACGAAAAAGCGTGGCCACTCGTGCAACGCGACCCCGGCGAAATGGCCCGCTTTGCCGGATCAATCGCCGTGCGCGACAACAGCTTCGCCGGCCGCCCAACACAATTGCTCGCTAAAGCCTTGGAGCTCAACGCCAGCGAGCCCGACGCGCTAATGCTCGCCGGCAGCGCCGCGCTACAACGCGGCGACTTTGACGCGACGATCACTTGGTGGAATAAACTCCTCGCGCTACTGGAACCCGGCTCGGAAGACGAGAAATGGCTGGCGGAGGAGATTCGCATGGTCAAAGAAGACGCGCAAAAGGCGGCATCGAAACCCGCGAGCGTGCATCAGCAGTGA
- a CDS encoding cytochrome c-type biogenesis protein CcmH, with translation MRCHSSFSLNLAAILLAALGFLSSSAHAESAASQAKPVASATSSLSDTQVEERLHLLSAELRCLVCQNESLASSRAPLAEDLRREVREQIRSGKSNPQIVSYLTDRYGDFVTYRPPWSGKTLLLWLGPLLLLILAVGMFIKGVLKKKPKDIPAIEPDADELARLRQEFK, from the coding sequence ATGCGCTGTCATTCATCTTTCTCGCTGAATTTAGCCGCAATTTTATTGGCTGCGCTTGGCTTTTTATCGTCTAGCGCCCACGCCGAATCTGCTGCTTCTCAAGCCAAGCCCGTCGCCAGCGCTACGAGCTCTTTGAGCGATACGCAAGTTGAAGAGCGCCTGCATTTGCTCTCGGCCGAATTGCGCTGCTTGGTTTGCCAAAACGAAAGCCTTGCCAGCTCGCGCGCGCCGCTGGCTGAAGATTTGCGCCGCGAAGTGCGCGAACAAATCCGCAGCGGCAAAAGCAATCCGCAAATCGTCAGCTACCTCACTGATCGCTATGGCGACTTTGTCACCTACCGCCCACCGTGGTCGGGTAAAACCTTGCTGCTGTGGTTAGGGCCGCTGCTCTTGTTGATACTGGCGGTAGGTATGTTTATCAAAGGTGTTTTGAAAAAGAAACCCAAAGATATACCTGCGATAGAGCCCGATGCCGATGAGCTAGCAAGATTGCGTCAAGAATTTAAGTGA
- a CDS encoding DsbE family thiol:disulfide interchange protein has product MKRFLPLIIFVALAALLSYGLRLNPRHIPSPLIGKPAPAFTLERLDQAGQFAASELKGQPWVLNVWASWCSACVVEHPVLNAWKDKLGAPMVGLAYKDQDADAKQWLQSRGNPYAVVVADRDGRVGIDFGVYGVPETFVIDGQGVIRLKHTGPVTDEVFKDKIVPALQAARIAEAGGK; this is encoded by the coding sequence ATGAAACGTTTTTTACCGCTGATTATTTTTGTCGCGCTCGCTGCCTTGCTCTCGTACGGGCTGCGACTCAATCCGCGCCATATTCCATCGCCGTTGATTGGCAAACCAGCACCGGCGTTTACGCTGGAGCGACTCGATCAGGCGGGCCAGTTTGCCGCTAGCGAATTGAAAGGCCAGCCTTGGGTGCTGAATGTCTGGGCGTCGTGGTGCTCGGCTTGTGTGGTTGAGCATCCGGTGCTCAATGCGTGGAAAGACAAGCTCGGCGCGCCTATGGTTGGTTTGGCATACAAAGATCAGGATGCCGATGCCAAGCAATGGCTGCAAAGCCGTGGCAACCCGTACGCTGTGGTCGTTGCCGATCGTGATGGCCGCGTTGGTATTGATTTTGGTGTCTACGGCGTACCGGAAACTTTTGTGATTGACGGCCAAGGCGTGATTCGCTTGAAGCACACCGGCCCAGTCACCGACGAAGTATTCAAAGACAAAATCGTACCGGCCTTGCAAGCAGCCCGTATCGCGGAAGCGGGGGGGAAATAA
- a CDS encoding heme lyase CcmF/NrfE family subunit, with amino-acid sequence MIGELGLFCLILSTLIALVMGASGIVGGQLGNQGLMRMARPAAGLQLALLTSSFALLSVAFLQNDFSLLYVAKQSNRLLPDIYKFAAVWGGHEGSLLLWLWMLAGWSAAVAFVGRSLPLTIRALVLGVLGWVSLGLHLFVILTSNPFERLLPAALEGKDLNPLLQDPGLIFHPPLLYMGYVGFSVAFAFAIAALLTGRLDAAWARWSRPWTAAAWVSLTLGIMLGSAWAYYELGWGGWWFWDPVENASFMPWLAGTALIHSLAVAEKRNAFKHWTVLLAIATFSLSLLGTFLVRSGVLTSVHAFATDPTRGSFILILLCLVIGTSLALYAWRAPKMEGGGAFTWCSREMLLLLNNVLFTVACATVMLGTLYPLLIDALGMGKLSVGPPYFNSVFVPLMLPMLILVGMAGTMRWKQHAPNEIFATLRWPVLASILFGIASPFLWSNQWRWGVAFALGIAFWVGLTALLDWAGRIAIGVRKGQSLWAAFWSLPAAFSGMHLAHLGVAVFVAGVTVVSSYEHEFDVKMLHGQTLAVADYQIRFDGVTPVRQSNYAALKGTLTLQKDGKNVTVLQPEKRQYFSSAMPMTEAAIHHTTTYDVYVSLGEPLGDNPFTGAWIIRAHYKPLVGWIWYGCILMALGGILALSDRRYRLSRWGKTAAPSCTEVAQ; translated from the coding sequence ATGATTGGTGAACTGGGTTTATTTTGCTTAATTTTATCGACGCTGATCGCGCTGGTGATGGGCGCGAGCGGCATTGTCGGCGGTCAGCTTGGTAATCAAGGCTTGATGCGCATGGCGCGCCCCGCCGCCGGTTTGCAATTGGCCTTGCTGACCAGCTCGTTTGCGCTGCTGTCGGTGGCGTTTTTGCAAAATGATTTTTCGCTGCTGTATGTGGCCAAGCAATCGAACCGTCTGCTGCCTGATATTTATAAATTTGCCGCAGTGTGGGGCGGGCACGAAGGTTCGCTGCTGCTGTGGCTGTGGATGCTGGCGGGTTGGAGCGCGGCGGTGGCCTTTGTGGGTCGCAGCTTGCCGCTGACCATTCGCGCCTTGGTGCTCGGCGTATTGGGTTGGGTATCTTTAGGGCTGCATTTATTTGTGATTCTGACCTCCAATCCATTTGAGCGCTTGCTGCCTGCGGCGCTGGAAGGCAAAGATTTGAATCCGCTGTTGCAAGACCCGGGGCTGATTTTTCACCCGCCGCTGCTGTATATGGGCTACGTTGGTTTTTCGGTCGCGTTTGCGTTTGCGATTGCCGCCTTGCTGACAGGCCGCTTGGATGCCGCATGGGCGCGCTGGTCGCGGCCGTGGACTGCGGCGGCATGGGTGTCGCTGACACTGGGTATTATGCTCGGTAGCGCTTGGGCGTATTACGAATTAGGCTGGGGCGGCTGGTGGTTTTGGGATCCGGTTGAAAACGCCTCGTTCATGCCGTGGCTGGCCGGCACCGCGCTGATTCATTCGCTGGCGGTGGCCGAAAAGCGCAATGCGTTTAAGCATTGGACGGTGTTGCTGGCGATTGCGACGTTCTCGCTATCTTTGCTTGGCACCTTCCTTGTGCGCTCAGGCGTGCTGACCTCGGTACACGCTTTTGCCACTGATCCAACGCGCGGTTCGTTTATTCTGATTTTGCTGTGCTTGGTGATCGGCACCTCGCTGGCGCTGTACGCGTGGCGTGCGCCCAAGATGGAGGGCGGTGGCGCTTTCACATGGTGTTCGCGTGAAATGTTGCTACTGCTCAATAACGTGCTGTTCACGGTGGCGTGCGCGACCGTGATGCTTGGCACCTTGTACCCACTGCTGATCGACGCGCTGGGCATGGGTAAATTGTCCGTTGGCCCGCCGTACTTTAACTCAGTGTTTGTTCCGCTGATGCTGCCGATGCTGATTTTGGTTGGCATGGCTGGCACGATGCGCTGGAAGCAACACGCGCCAAACGAAATCTTCGCAACTTTGCGCTGGCCTGTGCTGGCGTCGATCTTGTTCGGTATCGCCTCGCCGTTCTTATGGAGTAATCAATGGCGCTGGGGCGTGGCCTTTGCGCTGGGCATTGCATTCTGGGTGGGATTAACCGCGCTGCTCGATTGGGCTGGGCGAATTGCCATCGGCGTGCGCAAGGGGCAATCGTTATGGGCCGCATTTTGGTCCTTGCCCGCTGCATTTAGCGGCATGCACTTGGCGCATTTGGGCGTCGCGGTGTTTGTCGCCGGGGTGACGGTGGTGTCGAGCTACGAGCATGAGTTCGACGTGAAGATGCTGCACGGTCAGACCTTAGCCGTTGCCGATTACCAAATTCGCTTTGACGGGGTCACACCGGTGCGTCAAAGCAATTACGCGGCACTCAAGGGTACGCTGACTTTGCAAAAGGACGGCAAAAACGTCACCGTTTTGCAGCCAGAAAAACGCCAGTATTTCTCCAGTGCCATGCCGATGACCGAAGCCGCAATTCACCATACTACGACCTACGATGTGTACGTCTCGCTGGGTGAGCCCTTGGGCGACAATCCATTTACCGGCGCGTGGATTATCCGCGCGCATTACAAGCCCTTGGTCGGCTGGATTTGGTACGGCTGTATTTTGATGGCCTTGGGCGGTATTTTGGCGCTGTCTGATCGCCGCTATCGTCTGTCGCGCTGGGGTAAAACCGCTGCGCCGAGTTGCACAGAGGTAGCGCAATGA
- the ccmE gene encoding cytochrome c maturation protein CcmE codes for MTPRRKRMFWLAGALLTLALVTFFVVNAFRENLVFFYSPTQVIAGEAPQGRAFRIGGMVAEKSLQRESDGVTMQFAVTDTDKTITVKYKGLLPDLFKEGKGVVAQGSWDGSVFTATEVLAKHDENYMPPEAQEAVNKAHQRAAEKKAAQ; via the coding sequence ATGACGCCACGTCGCAAACGAATGTTCTGGCTTGCCGGAGCCTTGCTCACCTTGGCCTTGGTCACTTTTTTTGTGGTGAATGCCTTTCGCGAAAACCTCGTATTTTTTTATAGCCCGACGCAGGTGATCGCTGGCGAAGCGCCGCAGGGGCGCGCGTTTCGCATTGGCGGCATGGTCGCGGAAAAATCACTACAGCGTGAAAGCGATGGCGTCACGATGCAATTTGCCGTGACCGACACCGATAAAACCATCACGGTGAAATACAAAGGCCTGCTGCCTGATTTATTCAAAGAAGGCAAAGGCGTCGTTGCGCAAGGCAGTTGGGATGGCTCGGTGTTTACCGCGACCGAAGTGCTGGCCAAACACGACGAAAACTATATGCCGCCTGAGGCACAAGAAGCGGTGAATAAAGCGCATCAGCGCGCTGCTGAGAAAAAGGCCGCGCAGTAA
- the ccmD gene encoding heme exporter protein CcmD — MMNLYWNSWAEFFAMGGYGVYVWWSFAVCATGLCIEGVLLRINRAQTLAQIRRAQMLAKINDAGGAQ, encoded by the coding sequence ATGATGAACCTGTATTGGAATAGCTGGGCCGAATTTTTTGCCATGGGTGGCTACGGGGTATATGTCTGGTGGTCATTTGCAGTATGCGCTACAGGTCTATGCATAGAAGGGGTATTACTGCGCATTAATCGTGCGCAAACGCTGGCGCAAATTCGCCGTGCGCAAATGCTCGCCAAAATCAATGATGCCGGAGGTGCGCAATGA
- the ccmC gene encoding heme ABC transporter permease CcmC — protein sequence MDTASTAKTEKRWHLFHFAAPSTFYPLAGKAIPWFSAAALLLAIVGLWLGMAIAPGDAQQGEGYRIIFLHVPTSWMAMFIYVVMAFWSVIHIVWKTRLSALMAQALAPTGAWMALMSLVTGALWGKPMWGTWWVWDARLTSMLLLFFLYLGFIALTRSIDDPERSDQAGSILALVGVFNVPVIYFSVYWWNTLHQGASVSTKGSSMAAIMLIAMLLMSLAAWMYAIAATLRRVRCLILQREAATRWVQELPEIANTSKV from the coding sequence ATGGATACAGCATCGACTGCAAAAACCGAAAAACGCTGGCACTTATTTCACTTTGCCGCGCCGAGCACTTTTTACCCGCTGGCGGGCAAGGCGATTCCGTGGTTTAGCGCGGCAGCGCTGCTGTTGGCCATCGTTGGGCTGTGGCTGGGTATGGCCATCGCGCCGGGCGACGCGCAGCAGGGCGAAGGCTATCGGATTATCTTTTTGCATGTGCCAACGAGCTGGATGGCGATGTTTATCTACGTCGTGATGGCGTTTTGGTCAGTAATTCATATTGTATGGAAAACGCGGCTGTCGGCGCTGATGGCGCAAGCGCTGGCGCCAACTGGCGCGTGGATGGCGCTGATGTCGCTGGTCACTGGCGCGCTGTGGGGCAAGCCAATGTGGGGCACGTGGTGGGTGTGGGACGCGCGCCTCACCTCAATGTTGCTGCTGTTCTTTTTGTATCTGGGCTTTATCGCGCTAACGCGCAGCATTGATGATCCAGAGCGCAGCGACCAAGCCGGATCGATTTTGGCGCTAGTTGGCGTGTTTAATGTGCCGGTGATTTATTTCTCGGTGTACTGGTGGAATACCTTGCACCAAGGCGCGTCGGTGTCGACCAAAGGCAGCAGCATGGCGGCGATCATGCTGATTGCAATGTTATTGATGAGCTTGGCGGCGTGGATGTATGCCATCGCCGCGACATTGCGCCGCGTGCGCTGCCTGATTTTGCAGCGCGAAGCGGCGACGCGCTGGGTGCAAGAATTGCCCGAAATCGCCAACACGAGCAAGGTGTGA
- the ccmB gene encoding heme exporter protein CcmB, which translates to MSAFGFFFSIIGRDLLLSWRQRGDVLVGLMFFVLVATLFPLAVGPEPAWLLRIGPGVLWVAALLANLLALPRLFHSDWLDGSLEQLMLAPFPVSIMVAGKMAAHWLATSIPLALAAPLLGIQYGLPSEQWLMLLASLLVGTPIITTLGGVGTALTLGLRQGEVLLALLVLPLLAPVLIFGSGAVGAVAAGQTGMAELSLLAALACATMFFAPWLAAKALRLAIE; encoded by the coding sequence ATGAGTGCGTTCGGCTTTTTCTTTAGCATCATTGGGCGCGATTTATTGCTGTCGTGGCGTCAGCGCGGCGACGTATTGGTCGGGCTGATGTTCTTTGTGTTGGTTGCGACCTTGTTCCCACTCGCTGTTGGACCCGAGCCGGCTTGGCTCTTGCGCATCGGCCCTGGCGTGTTGTGGGTGGCGGCGCTATTGGCCAATTTATTGGCTTTGCCGCGTTTATTTCATAGCGATTGGCTCGATGGCTCGCTGGAGCAATTAATGCTCGCGCCATTTCCGGTCAGTATTATGGTTGCGGGCAAAATGGCCGCGCATTGGCTTGCGACCAGTATTCCACTGGCGCTCGCCGCGCCATTGCTGGGAATCCAATATGGTTTGCCGAGCGAGCAATGGTTAATGCTGCTGGCGAGTTTGCTGGTCGGCACGCCGATTATTACCACGCTGGGCGGTGTAGGCACAGCGCTCACTTTGGGTTTGCGCCAAGGCGAAGTGTTGCTGGCCTTGCTGGTGCTGCCGTTGCTGGCGCCGGTGTTGATTTTTGGTAGCGGCGCAGTCGGTGCGGTGGCGGCGGGGCAAACGGGGATGGCGGAATTATCGCTACTCGCCGCCTTGGCGTGCGCGACGATGTTTTTCGCGCCGTGGTTGGCGGCCAAAGCGCTGCGACTGGCGATTGAATAG